A stretch of Gadus chalcogrammus isolate NIFS_2021 chromosome 9, NIFS_Gcha_1.0, whole genome shotgun sequence DNA encodes these proteins:
- the tspan33b gene encoding tetraspanin-33b isoform X1, with translation MDRIQNLNRAETFSYINPWIRYFLFFFSLLFWVFSLLIVMIGVYAKVQKATDTVRDTFLIDPAVVLIAVGVVMFFITFCGCVGALRDNIRLLRAFSFSLTLVFLTQLSIAVLGFFYSDQTRHAVGKFVKKAIVHYRDDLDLQNLMDYIQKEFKCCGWNDYTDWSWNLYFNCTEGNPSTERCAVPFSCCTPIPGEAVINTMCGFGVQAQNSLEADRSIYPVGCADRAVVWIESHLLLVGALTLGLALPQIAGIVLSQILITQIQDEISAVL, from the exons ATGGACAGGATCCAGAACCTAAACCGCGCGGAAACCTTCTCCTACATCAACCCCTGGATTAGatacttcctcttcttcttcagcttGTTGTTCTGG GTTTTCTCCTTGTTGATTGTCATGATAGGTGTGTATGCCAAGGTGCAGAAAGCAACAG ACACCGTGAGGGACACCTTCCTCATCGACCCGGCCGTCGTGCTCATCGCGGTGGGGGTGGTCATGTTCTTCATCACCTTTTGCGGCTGCGTCGGAGCTCTGCGGGACAACATCCGTCTCCTGAGAGCG TTCTCCTTCAGTCTGACCCTGGTCTTCCTCACCCAGCTGTCCATAGCAGTCCTGGGGTTCTTTTACTCGGATCAG ACGCGCCATGCTGTGGGGAAATTTGTGAAGAAGGCCATAGTACACTACAGAGATGACTTGGATCTACAGAACCTGATGGATTACATACAGAAAGAG ttTAAATGCTGCGGGTGGAACGACTACACCGACTGGTCGTGGAACCTCTACTTCAACTGTACAGAGGGGAACCCGAGCACGGAGCGCTGTGCCGTGCCCTTCTCCTGCTGCACCCCCATCCCAGGAGAG GCCGTGATCAACACCATGTGTGGCTTCGGCGTCCAGGCGCAGAACTCCTTGGAGGCCGATAGGTCCATCTACCCCGTCGGCTGTGCAGACAGAGCCGTGGTTTGGATCGAGTCCCACCTGCTGCTGGTGGGAGCTCTGACCCTGGGTCTAGCCCTCCCCCAG